One region of Carya illinoinensis cultivar Pawnee chromosome 8, C.illinoinensisPawnee_v1, whole genome shotgun sequence genomic DNA includes:
- the LOC122274359 gene encoding uncharacterized protein LOC122274359 produces MVSQVLSASSISSQLSAIEILTENNYVRWKRDVEIALGLLDLDFALEEQPSKPTDKSTAEYVVEYQKWERANMLCLKIIKSSISDSIMGAIPDNDNAKNFLGAIGQKFIESDKAETGDLMDRLMSMKYDGSSGVREYIMKMIHISSKLEALKIPLAEPFLVYHVLNSLPSQFNQLKVAYNAQRDK; encoded by the coding sequence TTTTGAGTGCCTCCTCTATTTCAAGTCAATTGTCTGCTATTGAAATTTTGACTGAAAATAATTATGTGAGAtggaaaagagatgtagaaaTTGCGCTTGGTcttttggatttggattttgCCTTGGAAGAGCAGCCTTCAAAACCTACTGATAAGAGCACTGCTGAATATGTGGTTGAGTATCAAAAGTGGGAAAGAGCTAACATGCTTTGTTTAAAAATCATCAAAAGTTCTATATCTGATTCCATTATGGGAGCTATTCCGGACAATGACAATGCTAAGAACTTTTTGGGTGCCATAGGACAAAAGTTTATTGAATCTGATAAAGCTGAAACTGGAGACCTGATGGATAGACTGATGAGTATGAAATATGATGGTTCAAGTGGAGTTAGGGAATACATTATGAAGATGATACATATATCCTCCAAACTAGAAGCCCTTAAAATTCCCCTTGCAGAGCCTTTTCTAGTTTATCATGTTCTCAATAGCCTTCCTAGCCAGTTCAATCAGTTAAAGGTTGCTTATAATGCTCAGCGGGATAAATGA